In Methanoregula sp., the sequence CTGTGTGGATACCTGCCCAAAAAAGGTCATCCGCTTTGCGTGGCTGTGGAAAAAATAATTTTTATTAACCGTTTTTAGTAAGGCAACGGAATCTCCGGTTCTCCACCTTCCAACCGGAAATTATCCTGCGGGATTCGAATCTCAAACCGGCTCCCTTTTCCGGGCTCTCCGGTCTCGGTGATCGTCATACCGGTGAATGCAAGGATCTCCCGGGCAAGGAATAACCCCCAGCCGGTTCCTTTTCCATAACCGCGCTCGAATACCTTGGTCTTCTCTTCCACAGGAATGCCTGTTCCATTATCTTCCACAACCAGCACAACTTCAGTATCTTTGCGGCTCACGAACAGGCGGATTTCCGTAGCAGCACCGCCGTGACGCAGGGTGTTTTCGAACAGGTTTGAAAAAACTTTTTCAAAGAGAGGGTCGGCATAGACCGATGCGCCGCCGGTGAGATCCGTAACCCGGATCCCCTTGAGATCGGCGTCCTCAATTGCCCGGTGTATCACATTCTTCAGCAACTGCAAGCGGGCGGGTTCAACGCCAATATTCTGGTATTCCTTGGCAAACTTAAACTGACGGCGAATCTTATCGATCGCATGCTTCTCCTTTTCAAGAAACGACCGCTGTTTCGGGTCTTCCACCATCATGCTGAGCAATTCGTTGTACCCGACAACGGCTGTCAGCTGGTTAAGCACATCATGCCGGGTTACGCTTCCGACGATCTGGAGTTTCTTTAGCGCAAACTCCAGCGCTTTTTTCAGGTCGGCATCTGTCTGTTCAGATGAGGGGCTTTTTCCGCTATCACCTTCAGCCGGGTTTTTGACGCCACCCGCTTTGTTATCTTGTCCTGACATCCCCACTCCCCCGATATTGATTATGTATATACCGGGTAACCGGTATTGACAACTATGCACCGTGCAGTACTTTATGGTTCCCCTTCCTGTTCTTTCTGGCAAACCCTGAAATCGACCCGGGGCATCACCTTTCAATAGTTAATAAAGAGAACTTTGTCTATGCAGCACCGGGTCATCACCTTCTCAAAAAATGTTTTTTTACCCCTGACTACCGTATGCCGGAACCGGTGCGGGTATTGTGGTTTCCGCACACCTGCCCAGAATGGGTGCGTCATGGGAAATGAGGAGGTCGAAAAGACCCTCCGGCATGGCGCTGCGATGGGGTGTACAGAAGCACTCTTCACCTTCGGCGAGCACCCTGAAGAGGAACCCGGGTTTACGCAGTATCTCAAACCATTGGGCTATGGAACGATTCTCGATTACTGCGAGGCGATGTGCAAAAAGAGCATTGAATACGGGGTCCTGCCACACACGAATGCCGGCATACTCACGCTCGAGGAAATGGAGCGCCTGCGTGCAGTGAATGCCAGTATGGGGCTCATGCTTGAGACCACTGCGCGGATCCCGGCTCATGCCACATCAAAGGGCAAGGAGCCGGAGGTCAGGCTCGCAATGATTGAAGACGCCGGTAAACTCAAAATCCCGTTCACCACCGGCCTGCTTCTCGGGATTGGCGAGACGATGGAGGACCGGGAGGAATCCCTTTACGCGATCCGCGATATCCACCGGCGCTACCAGCATATCCAGGAGATCATCATCCAGAACTTCTGCCCCAAACCCGGTACTCCCATGGCAGGTCAGCCGGTACCAACAACGGATGAGATCTGTACAACGATCCGGATGGCACGCGACATCCTGCCAGCGGATATCGCGATCCAGATCCCCCCCAACCTGATCGATGCCACATTGCTCATATCATGCGGTGTGGACGATCTCGGCGGCGTCTCCCCGCTCACCATCGATTATGTCAACCCCGAACACCCGTGGCCGGCGATGGAGGAACTCAAAACCATTGCCGGAGAGGCCGAGCTCAAGGAACGGCTCTGCATCTACCCGCAGTATATTGAACGGGGCTGGTTCCATCCGGGTTTGCAACCCCTAATAAACCGGCTCGCACAAACAATTAAGCAAAGGGGCAGTTGATCGTGAAGCAGAAAAAACTCCTGTACGCCGGCAAGGCAAAATCGGTGTATCGTACCGATGTGGATGGAAAACTCATCGTCGAGTTCCGTGACGACATCACCGCATTTGATGGCGGAAAGAAAGATGTGCTCAAGAACAAGGGGAGTTACAATGCAGAAGTCTCGGCATTCCTCTTCGAATACCTTGGGAGAAATGGCGTAAAAACCCATTTTGTCAGCATGATCGATCCCCGCCACATGGTTGTGCGCGAACTTGGGATGATCCCGCTCGAAGTGATTGTCAGAAACGTTGCTGCAGGTTCCATTGTGCGGAATTACCCGTTCAAAGAAGGGACAAAACTCGATCCGCCGGTTATCGTGATCGATTTCAAGGATGACGCACGGCATGATCCCATGCTCAATGACGATCTGATTATCGCCCTCAAAATCGCAACCCCGGCAGAGCTTAAAAAGATCAAAAAGATTGCCCTGGAAATAAACCGGCTGCTCTTTTCCCTCCTTGCAGCGCAGGGTATCACCCTTGTCGACTTTAAGATCGAGTTCGGCAGGCAGGGAAAAACAATCTTCCTCGGGGATGAGATCAGCATGGACTCGATGCGGCTCTGGGACAAGAAGAGCGGGGAGTCACTGGACAAGGACGTGTATCGTTTCGAAAAAGGCGATGTGATGGCAACCTACAACCGGGTAGCACAGCGGATCACCACGTCACCAAAGAAGCGGTGAAGAAAAGAAGATACCCGGTTCAGAGGATGAAAAATCGCGCAATGAGCCGGTGCATAGAGCACAAAGACTAACGTCTCGTATACATAATTATCGATATATCAGGAGAATTCGGCAGGATACCATGACAGAAGAAAGTGCAGAGCATGCTGATATGCTTAAATGGGCAAAAGGCTATGCGCATAAACACGGCTGGACACTCAATACCGATGAAAAGCAGCTCAATACCGTGATCAAGGGACTGGTGCGCAATAAGACAAAGTTCGGCCGGCCCTACTGCCCCTGCCGCCTCCGGAGTGGTGACGAGGAGAAGGACCGGGCAATCGAATGCCCCTGCCTCTATCATAAAGAGGAAGTGGCAAAGCAGGGACACTGCCACTGCAGCCTGTATTTTAAAGAACCCTGATTTTTAATTTTTTTTACAGTCTACCTCGTTATGGCCGGCCTGTGCAGAACCCGTTTCCATGCAGCGGACTCAGCAGGTTTTCCTCCCGTGACCGGGGACTCCCCCCGGGTCCTTATCCTGGGCAGTTTTCCCAGCGTACAATCACTCCGGCACAGCGAGTATTACGGAAATCCCCAGAACCATTTCTGGAAGATCATGGATGCGCTGTTCGGAATCGATCGCCAGCTCCCGTACCAGGATCGGATTGCGAACCTTACGGGGCACCATATCGCGCTCTGGGATGTTGTGCGGACCTGTTCAAGGAGAGGGAGTGCGGATCAGGAGATCAGGGAGCCGGCCTTCAACGATATCAGCGGGTTCCTCATCGCACACCCCACCGTGCGGCTCATCATCCTGAACGGGTCTGCTGCTGGCCGCTACTTCCGCAGGATGCATATGCCACCGGCCATTGAAAGCCGTATCCTGCCGTCAACGAGCCCTGCAAACACCCGGTATACTCTTGCAGAAAAAATTGAAGCCTGGGACATTATCCGGGCGAACTGTGAAAGGGGAGAGTAACCGGGGGTTACCGTTCCATACGGAATTTTAAGAATATGACATGGTAGATGGCATAGAAACCGACCAGCACCGCAGCGGTATACCCCAGAATTGCAATCCATGAGACTTCCTTTGGCAGTACGAATGAAGAGGACTGGAGAACCAGAGAAGATCCCACCACGAGCGAGGCAACAACCATACCGATCATCAGTTTGTCGCTGGCCTTATCGAGTGCCATCTGGAGTTTCTGGATATCGGTGTCCACGATCTCAAGTTTGAATGTTCCCGTAGACAACCGCCGCAGCATCAGGTTGAGATTCCGGGGCATGTCCAGCAGGGCATCGACACCATCAAGGAGCGATGTTGATGCCCGTTTGATGTAACCGGCAGAGAGTGTATTGGTATCGGCCAGTTTCGTTAAGTAGGGCGTGACCTCTTTTCCCAAGTTGAATTTCGGGTCAAGCCGGACGCCGATGTCGAGGACCATGATAAAGACCTTTAATAGCAGCATCAGGCTCAGGGGTACTTTGAGGCGGTAGCGGCGCATCGCTTCGGTGAGCTCGGTCACCACAAGCCGGAAGTTCAGTTGCGAGACCTCGTCCCCACCACCGAAATCATGCATCATGATATAGAGATCGTCCCGCATTGCTTCCCGGTCCTCTTCGGCAATGGCAATCCCAAAACCCTCAAGGGACCGGAGCATCATCTCGATATCATCGGTGACCAGAGCAAAGAGAAGGTTGATAAAATTCTGCCGTTTCTCGGGCCGTAAGATACCCACGATCCCGAAGTCCAGAAAGACGATGTCTCCTTCCGCGGTGACAAACAGGTTACCCGGGTGCGGATCCCCGTGGAAGAACCCGTCTTCGAAGATCATCTTGAGATAGGCGTGGAATCCCCGCACACCTATGTCGTGCGGATCCAGTCCCATTTCCATGATAGAGTCGGGGTTATCAATCCTGACACCCTCAATAAATTCCATCACCATCAGACGGGGCGTGGTAAATTCCCAGTAAATTTTCGGGAACCGTATGCCCGGCACATCCCGGAAGTTCCGGGCCATCCGCTCGACATTGCGGGCTTCCCGTGTGTAATCAAGTTCCTTTACGATCTGGTGTGCGAAATCATCCACCATGCCGGAGGGATTATAGATCCGGGTCTCGGGAAACACCGTCTCGATCCGTTCTGCCATGGATTTCAGGATCGTGATATCGGTCTCGATAATCTCCCCAATACCCGGGCGCTGGATCTTGATGGCAACTTTAGTTCCGTCTTTAAGGACGGCACGATGAACCTGTCCGATCGAGGCAGAGGCAACGGGCGTTTCATCGATCTCGCTGAACCAGTCGAAAATATCGGGGCTGTTCTCTTCGATCACAGCCCGCACATCACAAAACGGCAGGGGCTTTGCATGGTCCTGCAGTTTTTTAAGCTCCTCGATCAGCTCGGGCGGTAGCAGTTCCGTCCTTGTGCTCATGATCTGCCCGAACTTGACAAAGGTGGGTCCCAGATCCTCTAAGGTGAGCCGCATCCTCTCGTAGACCGTGGACGTCTCCGGGGCTTTGCCGGATGAGGAGAGCCTGAACCGGGCTCTGCCGGGGAATAACTTTTCAAGCCCGATACTGAAGCCGTACTGGCCCAGCACATCCACGATCTGCGCATACCGCCTGATACGGGTGACCATGCATACCTATTGGTAGTGGAGATACTTAATGCGTGCTTTTTTTACGCCGTGGGTAATGGGAGAGGGTAAGAAAATACTGCAGGTTTCCGATGGCCACACCCATACATACACATGAAGCGGCCCCATCTTTCAAGGTAAAAAAGTGCCGGGATAAGGTGGTTATCCGGTTCCGATATCGACAAAAGTATCATTGTGGGTGATCCGGAGATCGAGGGGTGCAACCGTCAGACGCGGGTTTGCAGTCGTTCCGGCCACAGGGTTTTTTGAACAGCAGCTGAAACTGTCAGATGCCGTCAGCCATCTCCCCGGGCACACCTGCCCGGGAATGGCAATGGTTCCTTTTAACTGGCTGCAGGTTTTCGTTCCATCATCCAAAACGATCACTTGTGAAGATGTCGGCAGGGGGGTGGACAATTTTGCGGGATTTTTTGTGGGAGCCGGTGTTGCAGTAGCGGGTGTTGCAGCAGCGGATGTTGTATCTTTCCCGGAAATACAACCTGCGGAAAGAAGACAGAGGATCACGAGGACGACGGCGACTTTTATGAAACGGAAGGCTTGGGAGGTCATCAGGATTCACCGATCCGGTCTGCTGTTTCTTCCAAAGAGATCGACGTTGCCTTCAGGATATCTGCCATCCCCTCAGGGAGGCTGGCACTGACCGCGATATCCCGGTATGCCGCAGCAAGGTCACGGTAATCTTTTTTGATCAGCTGAAGCTGGGTCGAGATAAGGCGGGGCTGCCCGCCATTCAGTGCACCATGGGCCAGCTTCACATCCACTTTTGTTTTGGAGAGAGCCGGCTCGGCAGCACCTATATCGAGGATAGCCTCGACAAGCTGGCGGTTGATCCGGTCTCCCCGTGCAATAACCCGGTCAGCCTCGTCGATCCGGAACGCTGCGGTTTCATCCTGGGAGACCTCCCCCTGGAGCGCCGCGATACGGTCGGTAATTTCAACCGAGCGATTCCGGATCATGAGAGCGGTTGTATCAGCTTTATTGAAATCTCTTGAATCGAGAGCAGATTTCATATCGGCCTTTAAACTGGAAAAGCGGGTGAGATACGGCTGGGTCTCGGTTACCGGAAATCCCTGGACCTGCAGGGCATCTAAGGTTTTTTGCGTCTGTGCAACCCAGGTATCGAAATCATCCATCTGGTGAGTGCTCCTTATGATCCAGTAATCATCTTTTTTCATCGCAATGTAGGGATTGGCATTCACAGCCCTGCCAATCTGGCTTTGCAGGTCTGAAATCTTTCCCTGGTGGGCAGTGGTCTGGTTTATCGTCTCCCGGTTAAATGCAAGGGCCGTCTTCTGCATCAGGGAGGTATGATTGTCAAGTGCCGGCTGAGATGCAATGGAACCGATGGCTGATTTGGCTTTCGAGAAATCGGAGTGCAGGGATATCATCGTGCCGGTGTCTTCACCATAGAGAGTCTCAACATAGGAGACCGATGCAGCCATCTCAGCATCAGTAACTTCTGACATCCATGCGAGGTATGCCTGTTGGATGGGAAAATTCCGGTCCGCCGCAGATAACCCGGGATCTGCTGCATGGACCGGAACGCAGACAATGAGGGCGAGCAGTGCCAGACAGAGTATTCCAAAGAACCCTGCCCGCAGGGGGTGGCAACTCATGGTGACTCCCGGCCAGTCAGTGATCGCTGTGCTGCACACATGATACGGTACATTACCTGCATATATCAATAAAAAGGTGTGTTACACCAGGGCACGAACGCCAGAATCCCGCAGCCACTACCTGCCGCAAGCCGCACACCTTAATGGTTTTTTGAAAAGATGACGATCCGGTTGGTATTGGTACCGGAGGTGTTGTTGTCTACCCCCCAGATGTTGGAGGTTTTGGTAAAGGTCTGCTGGTTGATAAGCACACATTCGCAGGAAAACCCCGCTGATATCCCCAGCGGTACCACATGTTCTTCCAGCCGGATCGACCGCTTCTTAACCTCTCCTACCTCAAAAGCGACATATCCCCCGGGGCGGGTGATGCGGTAGAGCTCATGAAATACCGCACCCATCACCCCGGACCAGGCACCCACCGTTTTTGCCATCGTAATCCCGTTCCCGATCACCCGGCCATCGAGACCATTGAACCAGCAGCGAAGCCAGTTGTCATCCTTATACTGTACAATATCGAGAAACGGGGGTGACGTGACCGTAAGCTGCACGGAATCGTTGAGAATCTCCGGGGTATTCCGGGAGTCCCCGGTCAAAAGGCGGGCGTTTTTGCCGGCATGGTTCAGGTTCTTCTGCTCTTCTGGAGTAAGACTGCGCAGCAGGCTTTTTGTCTTATTCAGGATGATCCGGTGGGTGTCGCGGTACTCAGGCACCTGATTTCGTTTTATGTTGATCCGCTGCTGGCTCAGTTGAGATACCGCCTGGTTGGGGGGAAGAGTATAGACCGAGAAGAAACCCGGCGAATGCCCGGTCAGGCGGTTCGTTGCAACCATCGCAATCCAGCGATCGATCATATCATCCCGTGAGGCGGCTTGTCGTGCCAGCAGGTACTGCCGCAGGCAAATGATCTCCCTCTCGGTATCGGGATGATAGAACATCGATAAGTCAATATCGGCTGTGCAGGTCTCCGCCTGGATAGATGCCAGCCGTTTCTCTACTGCCTCATACTCCGGCGGGAAAAACCGGGGCTCAGTCATGATCCGGGATAAGGGATTCGCGTCGTTTGCGATCGCGTTGCGCCCCGAGAGCCCTGCTTCTATTACCGTTGTCCCCCTGCCGCTGAAAGGATCATACACGAAATCTCCCTTTTTTGTCAGGAGATTGATGAAGAACCGGGGGAGCTGGGGCTTGAAACAGGCACGGTACGAGATCTCGTGAATGGAGGAGGCCTGACGCTGGCGGGACGTCCAGAACTCATTGGTGTATTTCTTCAGTGCCGGGACGGTTGGATCCAGGGGTTCAACATGAGTGGGAATGCCGGCATCACTGGTGAATCCTGCAAGAGTGTGGCCAAATCCTGTGCGGCCGGGTTCTCTCGTCTCCAATCCCATCGTACTGTACAGGTTGTGCCGTGAAGGGTATATCCGCTCTGGTTGTAACAGGACAAAAAAAGGCGCGATTATCTGGCATCAAAATGGATTTTTTATTTATCCCGTGTGGGCACCCTCTGCATCGAACGCAGGGGGATACCGGACCGTCCCATGAACCCCGTCAAGTGCTCCGGGCTCAAGTTCGATCGCCATGAACGCTTCATCCGGGCAGGGGAAGGGGGCGGAAATGCCAAACGTCCGGGCCGGGGAAAAGCCGAACCGGGGATAATAACCCGGATGGCCGACGACAATCACCGCACGATGCCCGAGTTGCCGGCAGGCATTGAGACCTTCTTCAAGAAGTGCTGCCCCGACACCCTGGCACTGGTATGCCGGGTCGACCCCCAGCGGTGCCAGTGCGCGGGCAGGAACGCTCGTATGATTATTACCAGGCGACTCGATCGTGATCGGGGGGAAGAGCACATGCCCGATAATCCGGTCATTATGAATTGCGACAAGGGAAAGATCCGACGTGAAATCTCCATCCTTGCGCAGGGCATTGACAAGCCGGGCTTCACCGTCCTGCGCAAAGGCATCGTTATGCACGGCAAAAATATCCGTGATATCAAACGGGGTTTCCGTGCGGATAAAAAAAGATCCCATCATCTCCTATACGGTTCTTGAGGATAAATGATGGATGGTAGTCCGCGGTATTCTTGGATCGGTTCTTCCCGGTATACCCGTTTTTAAAATCTCTATGATTCCGGATGGCCAAGCCTACCGGCACATGAGACGGAGCCATTTTCTTTGTAAAAAGGGCGGGGATAATCGGGTTATCCGTGAGCAGGGGATGCAGAGGTTTTCTTTACCTGGAACGCTGCAATCACTGCTGCAATACCGGTTGCAATGGCAAACACCCCAACGATCAACGGTATGAGTTCTGCTGCATACATGGGGTAGATCAGAATAATCAGACCAAAGATCAGGCTGATCACTCCCAGCACACCGTTACCGGCATCCTTTGTGGTAAATGCCTGGTACAGGTGGGCTGCGCCAATGAAACACCCCCAGAAACCAATGAAGATTGCAAAGAATGCCAGGATAAACACCGTGCTGTACAGGGGGTACAGGAGGATGAGAATCCCGGCGATGATATTGACCACGGCAAGAAAGATCTTCAATCCCATATTGCTCTTATCGACAACAAGACTGCCAAGGGTGAACAATCCACCCACCAGCCAGTACGCCCCCATGAAAGTGATCAGGAGGAGAGTGGTTACGCCCGGCGTTGTCAGGAACATAATCCCGATGATCAGGGAAAGGAGTCCCCACACCAGTACCAGCCACCACGGCAAAAGGCTCGTGTAGCATGCAATTATATCAGATGCCTCTGTTGTTTCTTTCACGTCACTCATGATATGTTCACATTGTCTTTGAATATTTTATAATAGTATGTGTTTTATGGAGACCTCTTTTACGGGAGATATCTGATTGAGACGTGCCGGGAATCCGAAGTATTCACACACCGGGAATCACAGGGTGTATCTGGGAGAAAATCCTATACCGGATACCATGAACGCAACCCTGCGGGCCTATATTGATCTCACCCGGCTCCAGTTCTCGTTTGCCTGGCCCCTGCTCTTCTGCTCCGGGTACCTCCTCGCCACGGTTACCTATGGGGGATTTGCATGGCTGGATCTCGTGCGGGTTGCCCTTATCGGGTTTTTCGGGTTTGAAGCCGGGCTTGTGCTGAATGATTATATTGATCGCGAGTATGACCGGAAAGATATCGAAACCGATAAGCTGACGAAATACTGGAGGGTGTTTGGCACAAGACCCATACCAGCCGGACTCGTTTCCCCCCGTAGTGCGCTCGTTCTTTTTCTTATCCTTGCTGCTGTCGCGGCCACCCTTATCCTTACGCTGCCTGCCCCGCATTCGATCTACGTCCTCATCCTGATGTGCTATTGCTTTGCGATTGAGTGCTTTTACCAGGAGGAAAAACGCGGGCAGAAATTTCCCTTTGCGCAACTCATAGGCAGGACAGACTTTGCATTGTTCCCGGTTGCAGGGTACCTCTGCGTTGGAAGCCCGGACCTGAACGCGCTCCTGTACTTTGCATTCTTCTACCCGTTTGCACTGGCCCATCTGGGTGCAAATGACTTAATCGATGTGGCAAACGACCGGGCACGCGGGATGAACACAATTCCGACCCTCTACAGCATGGACAGGACCGCGTACTGGATCACCGGTTTTACCGCCGTCCATGTGGTGACCGCTATCATCTTCATGACCCGGCTTGGCTTAATTGCACGCGCCGGTATCGTCGCAGGGCTGGTGCTCCTTCTCTATGCAAATATTATAATCCTGAAAACGAAGTCCCCCGAGGATACGCTGAAAGTGTTGCCGTGCTTCCATGTGGCGATGGTGCTGTACGCGGGGGGGATAGCGGCGGGGGCGTTGTTGTAAGAGAGAGTAGATTCACAGTTAAGATACATTTCGCGAGAAAACGACCGGTCCGGTTTTGTCAGGTTTTTCTTTCTGACCCCCCCTTGTGCCACCAGCCCCCAAGGGGGCGGGGCACAATACGATAGTGCCGGAACAGGCCATACAACACCGTCCCAATGCGAAGGGGGGCTGCTGAATACCTGCCTCATCGATCAACAGAAATCCATATTGTGACTATCGCAATTGTGCCCGGTCCCCCAGCGGGGGACTCGTGGCACAAGAGGGGGGGGTTCATAGCAAGACTGCCCTATTTTCTCGTTGTTTTTTATATCCTCAGCAGCCGCTCATTCTCCCGGAGCCACTTCCGTCTCTGCTCGTAATCCGGCATAATCGCCTTCACTTTCGCCCAAAACTTCTTCGAATGGTCCGGCTGGCTGATATGGACCAGTTCATGGACCACCACATAATCGATAATCTCCGGAGGCGCCTGGATGAGCCGCCAGCTGAAATTCAGCCCGCCCTTGTGGGTGCAGGAACCCCAGCGCTGCCGGGCATCCGATATGCGGATCGTTGTCGGGATATGGCCGGTTGTCATCGAGAACCACATGCACCGTGCCCGTATTTCCCGCCGGGCCTCCTGCATATACCAGCGTCTTAACTGGTTTTTTATGTCCGGGAGTAGCGTCCTGCATACGCATAACCGGTCAGTGCGTTCGATTGCCCCGTTTTTGCTTTCCACGATATGCAGCGGGTATGCCCGCCCAAGATAGAGAAAGGTCTCACCCTCTGTGTACGCATGTGCCGTTGCAGCGGGCCGCTGCCGGATCTCCCCGATTTTCTTCTGGATCCAGCTGCGCTTTTCCCGTACAAGATCGTCAATCATCGCGGCCGATGCCCGGAGCGGTGCCCGGACAATCAGCTGTGCTTCCGGTGTAATGACCAGCGCTATTGTCCGGCGGCGGGAGCGGACTATCTTTTCAATGCGGATATCGTCCATAAGGGTTCCGGGATGTCAACAGTACCCTCAACGGGACAATGAAAAAAGGTGATTATTCCGGCAAATAACTAATAGTTCCAAAAGAGAGGGTCCCTGCCTTGTCACAGGCAGGCATTATCCCGGGTCCCGGAAGGATGACGGCGGCGGAAATAGAGAAGGAACGCAGCGCCCATGAGGAGCAGGAAGCTCGTCATGTAGGAAAATTCATGGAAGTCGTTGATGGTCACCCTCACAAAATCTCCGTCATATAATCCGGTCATACCATTTGCTTCCGCAAAGCCCGGAAGCCAGATCGAGACGACTAGGCTCGAGAGCGCAATCAGGCAGGCAAATGTGACAAGGGTATAACGTCCTGCATCCCCCAAATGGACCGGGCTCGTTCCGATGCCGGCCATCCCTCCGCTCCGGTCGATCCAGATGACGAGAAAGAGCAGCGAGAATACCAGTGTTGTGGGAAAGATTGTCTCATTGCCGACAAGCAGCGACCAGCCGGAGATCGCTGCCATTACAAGTGCCATCCAAAGAGGAAATTTCTGTTGTCCATCCTGTTGTTTTTCGTCTTTCATCATACACCAGTTTTCGTTCATGTCTTTCTCCTGTATTCCATCTATCCCTTAACCAAAGGGTTGGTGTTTGCCTCATTCGCAGCATCCGCTATGCCATATTACGCATGCTTCCCGGATCCGTTGAACCCGTCACTCACAACTTTGCCATCTTTGAGCCGGACGATGCGGTGGAAATACTCCTTGTGCCAGTCCTCATGCGAGACCATTACGATGGTCTGCTGCATCTCTTCGTTGATCTCGCGGAAGAGGTCCAGCACCATCCGTGAATTCTCGGTGTCAAGATTTGCACACGGCTCATCGGCAAAGAGGATGTCCGGCTTGTTCACGATCGCCCGGGCGATGGAAACACGCTGCTGCTGGCCACCGGAGAGTTCCCGGGGGAGGTGGTCCCGCCGGTCGCACAGGCCGATCTGCTGCAGGATGTGAAAACTGTCCTTTTTAATCTGCTCATCGTCGCGGTCCCTGCGGAGCATCGCGGGAAGAGAGACATTCTCCATCACCGTCAGGTCAGGGACGAGTGCATAGTCCTGGAAGACATACCCGAGCTTGTAGAGCCGGAACATCGTCTTTTCGTAATCAGAAAATTTCCCGACATCTGTTCCATCAATAATAATCTTGCCCGATGAGGGTTCGTCAAGGAGACCCAGCATGTGAAGAAGCGTGGTCTTGCCACTCCCGCTCGCTCCCATGATGCCGAGAAACTCGCCCTTTGCAATATCAAGGCTCACGCCATCCAGCGCCCTGACTTCGACATCTCCCATCCGGTAAATTTTCCGCAGGTCAATTATATCGATCATATCAGGCCCTCATGGCAGACTGGATATCCTCGCGGGAGACCTGGTAGGCAGGGACATACCCGGCCACGATTGACGCAAGGAACAGGATCAGGGAGTTCGTGATATAGTCCATAGGGGTCAGGTACAGGGTAGCAGACCATTCAGGAGTGACAATGGGGTGGGCGGTAAGATATACGGCCATAAGCGATGTGAGGAGGATCCCAAAGAAGATTCCCATGACTGCCATGATGATGACCTGGAACCCGTAGTTATGCATGATGACTTCCTTATCCACACCGATTGCTTTTAAAATCCCAATCTGCCGGCGGCTGTTGAGAGTCTTGATGGTGATGACGATGAAGAGCACGACCGATGTGATGATGATCCCTACAATGAGAGAGACCATGTTGATGATCGCAAAACTCTGGAGGGCCTTGCCCATACTCTTTGCCATGAGATCTGCGGTTGTCTGTACTTTCTGGGAAACACCATACTGCTGGAGTTCGTCCTTGACAAATTTCTCCGAGTAGCCGGGCTTTGTTTTAACCGTGATATAATCTGCATAATCGACCGGCTTTCCTTCCACCAGTTGCATATCACTCATGGTCACATAGACCGTATTATCTGCCGAAGACCAGCCGGTAGAATAGATCCCTTTGATCCGGTAGTCTCTGGTATACCCGTTGGCAAACTCGA encodes:
- a CDS encoding HAMP domain-containing sensor histidine kinase, translating into MSGQDNKAGGVKNPAEGDSGKSPSSEQTDADLKKALEFALKKLQIVGSVTRHDVLNQLTAVVGYNELLSMMVEDPKQRSFLEKEKHAIDKIRRQFKFAKEYQNIGVEPARLQLLKNVIHRAIEDADLKGIRVTDLTGGASVYADPLFEKVFSNLFENTLRHGGAATEIRLFVSRKDTEVVLVVEDNGTGIPVEEKTKVFERGYGKGTGWGLFLAREILAFTGMTITETGEPGKGSRFEIRIPQDNFRLEGGEPEIPLPY
- the cofG gene encoding 7,8-didemethyl-8-hydroxy-5-deazariboflavin synthase CofG; translated protein: MQHRVITFSKNVFLPLTTVCRNRCGYCGFRTPAQNGCVMGNEEVEKTLRHGAAMGCTEALFTFGEHPEEEPGFTQYLKPLGYGTILDYCEAMCKKSIEYGVLPHTNAGILTLEEMERLRAVNASMGLMLETTARIPAHATSKGKEPEVRLAMIEDAGKLKIPFTTGLLLGIGETMEDREESLYAIRDIHRRYQHIQEIIIQNFCPKPGTPMAGQPVPTTDEICTTIRMARDILPADIAIQIPPNLIDATLLISCGVDDLGGVSPLTIDYVNPEHPWPAMEELKTIAGEAELKERLCIYPQYIERGWFHPGLQPLINRLAQTIKQRGS
- the purC gene encoding phosphoribosylaminoimidazolesuccinocarboxamide synthase; translation: MKQKKLLYAGKAKSVYRTDVDGKLIVEFRDDITAFDGGKKDVLKNKGSYNAEVSAFLFEYLGRNGVKTHFVSMIDPRHMVVRELGMIPLEVIVRNVAAGSIVRNYPFKEGTKLDPPVIVIDFKDDARHDPMLNDDLIIALKIATPAELKKIKKIALEINRLLFSLLAAQGITLVDFKIEFGRQGKTIFLGDEISMDSMRLWDKKSGESLDKDVYRFEKGDVMATYNRVAQRITTSPKKR
- a CDS encoding ferredoxin-thioredoxin reductase catalytic domain-containing protein, with product MTEESAEHADMLKWAKGYAHKHGWTLNTDEKQLNTVIKGLVRNKTKFGRPYCPCRLRSGDEEKDRAIECPCLYHKEEVAKQGHCHCSLYFKEP
- a CDS encoding DNA-deoxyinosine glycosylase yields the protein MAGLCRTRFHAADSAGFPPVTGDSPRVLILGSFPSVQSLRHSEYYGNPQNHFWKIMDALFGIDRQLPYQDRIANLTGHHIALWDVVRTCSRRGSADQEIREPAFNDISGFLIAHPTVRLIILNGSAAGRYFRRMHMPPAIESRILPSTSPANTRYTLAEKIEAWDIIRANCERGE
- a CDS encoding AarF/ABC1/UbiB kinase family protein; this encodes MVTRIRRYAQIVDVLGQYGFSIGLEKLFPGRARFRLSSSGKAPETSTVYERMRLTLEDLGPTFVKFGQIMSTRTELLPPELIEELKKLQDHAKPLPFCDVRAVIEENSPDIFDWFSEIDETPVASASIGQVHRAVLKDGTKVAIKIQRPGIGEIIETDITILKSMAERIETVFPETRIYNPSGMVDDFAHQIVKELDYTREARNVERMARNFRDVPGIRFPKIYWEFTTPRLMVMEFIEGVRIDNPDSIMEMGLDPHDIGVRGFHAYLKMIFEDGFFHGDPHPGNLFVTAEGDIVFLDFGIVGILRPEKRQNFINLLFALVTDDIEMMLRSLEGFGIAIAEEDREAMRDDLYIMMHDFGGGDEVSQLNFRLVVTELTEAMRRYRLKVPLSLMLLLKVFIMVLDIGVRLDPKFNLGKEVTPYLTKLADTNTLSAGYIKRASTSLLDGVDALLDMPRNLNLMLRRLSTGTFKLEIVDTDIQKLQMALDKASDKLMIGMVVASLVVGSSLVLQSSSFVLPKEVSWIAILGYTAAVLVGFYAIYHVIFLKFRMER